In Paenibacillus sp. 1781tsa1, one DNA window encodes the following:
- a CDS encoding AEC family transporter, whose amino-acid sequence MIADIMLEVVLPVFLLIAVGSWMQKVFKLDLYTLAKINFYCITPAAVFMSMYHSDMSGELLGTVTLFYAIYVLILYIIGSVVSRSLRMNKGMKAAFNNSIMLDNAGNYGLPINALVFRGDPLASSIQALVMSLQALLTFTYGVLSIQGAKLKGNYRAVIIGFLKMPVPYALLLGILFHMWNVPLPTFLSMPLTYAQQSMVAVALLTLGAQIVKYPIRLYRLDVYISTFLRLLIGPAIGISIVLMLGLEGIAAQALIIASGMPTGVNASILAEEYDNEPDFAAQTVLISTLLNIITITALISYAKTF is encoded by the coding sequence ATGATTGCAGACATCATGCTTGAAGTCGTCCTACCCGTCTTTCTCCTGATCGCCGTCGGATCCTGGATGCAAAAGGTGTTCAAGCTGGACTTGTACACCCTCGCCAAAATCAATTTCTATTGTATTACCCCCGCAGCCGTCTTTATGAGCATGTATCACTCGGATATGTCGGGCGAATTGCTCGGGACTGTGACATTATTTTACGCAATCTATGTATTGATTCTCTATATTATAGGTTCAGTCGTTTCCCGTTCTCTCCGGATGAATAAAGGCATGAAGGCTGCCTTCAACAACAGTATTATGCTGGATAACGCAGGCAACTATGGTCTGCCTATCAATGCATTGGTATTCCGCGGCGATCCACTCGCCTCTTCCATTCAGGCGCTGGTCATGTCTTTACAGGCATTACTGACATTCACCTATGGCGTGTTGTCCATTCAGGGCGCGAAGCTCAAGGGTAATTACCGGGCAGTGATTATTGGATTTCTTAAAATGCCCGTTCCGTATGCACTCTTGTTAGGGATTCTGTTCCACATGTGGAACGTTCCCTTACCTACGTTCTTGTCTATGCCGCTAACCTATGCGCAGCAAAGTATGGTCGCTGTGGCGCTGCTAACACTGGGTGCACAGATTGTAAAATATCCCATCCGACTGTACCGTCTTGATGTGTATATTAGCACATTTTTGCGACTCCTGATCGGCCCTGCTATCGGAATTTCGATTGTGCTCATGCTTGGATTGGAAGGCATCGCTGCACAGGCTCTCATCATTGCTTCGGGTATGCCGACAGGTGTCAACGCATCCATCCTGGCGGAAGAATACGATAACGAACCCGATTTTGCAGCCCAGACAGTGCTGATCTCTACGCTCTTGAACATCATCACGATTACGGCACTGATCTCTTATGCCAAAACGTTCTGA
- a CDS encoding mismatch-specific DNA-glycosylase, with protein sequence MIPDHLDVGLSILFIGFNPSITSGETGHHYAYKGNRFWRILERSGLTPRLYDAQEDGELLKLGYGFTNIVARPTRGVEDITKEEYAEGRQILRQKLEDYRPDIACFVGKGVYTQYSKRAKVQWGFQDDPVVKEIQEFVAPSSSGLVRMSMDEIVAIYSQLADFVADKNREN encoded by the coding sequence ATGATTCCAGATCATCTGGATGTTGGTTTATCGATATTGTTTATTGGCTTCAATCCGAGCATTACGTCTGGAGAGACGGGTCATCATTATGCTTACAAAGGTAACCGGTTCTGGCGCATTCTTGAACGGTCGGGATTAACTCCGCGTTTATATGATGCACAAGAGGATGGAGAGTTGCTGAAGCTGGGGTACGGATTCACGAATATCGTGGCCCGGCCCACCAGAGGTGTGGAAGATATTACGAAGGAAGAGTACGCAGAAGGACGCCAGATTTTGCGGCAAAAGCTGGAGGACTACCGACCGGACATCGCCTGCTTTGTAGGAAAAGGGGTATACACCCAGTACAGCAAGCGCGCCAAAGTGCAATGGGGATTCCAGGACGACCCGGTCGTCAAGGAAATTCAGGAGTTTGTCGCTCCATCGTCCAGTGGACTCGTACGCATGTCGATGGATGAAATTGTGGCGATCTATTCACAGCTTGCTGATTTTGTTGCGGACAAGAACAGGGAAAATTAA
- a CDS encoding RNA polymerase sigma factor has translation MTQQIPEEELIERIIAGDKQLFSVLVDRYKNKVYGIMRGMGASHPDAQDLAQDTFIRIYRYLPSRREGSSFSSWVYTIAVNRMRDFIREKKPVMTAVDQGIEPVSNETPEKRVLHKEMQREIYRHLEQLPDSYRLVLLLKYTNELSYEEIADITGMSSTKVRNALYRGKKTLRKQMERKGGLATYEAYFKG, from the coding sequence ATGACTCAACAGATACCGGAGGAGGAGCTTATTGAGCGCATTATTGCAGGGGATAAGCAGTTGTTCTCCGTGCTCGTGGATCGATATAAAAATAAAGTCTACGGCATCATGCGCGGAATGGGTGCGAGTCATCCGGATGCACAGGATCTCGCTCAGGATACGTTTATTCGTATCTATCGTTATCTTCCGTCGAGGCGGGAGGGGAGCAGTTTCTCTTCGTGGGTGTATACCATTGCGGTGAATCGGATGCGGGATTTTATACGGGAAAAGAAACCCGTGATGACTGCGGTCGATCAAGGAATCGAACCGGTCAGTAATGAAACACCGGAGAAACGTGTGCTGCATAAAGAAATGCAGCGTGAAATATACCGACATCTCGAACAGTTACCTGATTCGTATCGCCTGGTGTTATTACTAAAGTACACAAACGAGTTGAGCTATGAAGAGATTGCAGATATTACAGGCATGAGTTCAACCAAAGTGCGTAACGCCCTTTATCGCGGGAAAAAAACGCTGAGGAAGCAAATGGAACGCAAAGGAGGTTTAGCTACGTATGAAGCCTATTTCAAGGGATGA
- a CDS encoding DUF4179 domain-containing protein: MESGEEEPLFVKKSMRAHWMRQTGIVAAAVVILAGVAWFAFDRTAEPAQPAVNAVDHLPLPNISVPEALKYSYLADDYKRLKPHGLVVNPNLLIEDQGYKLKIEDVLVDRSQIVMRLQQTAPDGTRMSILYPEMGRVHVTDETGREVATLARDSRIGSGSLDKFVFQFDKDIPDQVFVRGELGHLKVGLFYNFVTESYEERDVMVDWSFKFSIDMTKAKSLAVENPMNNTYTTPEGLKLDMTQLVRTPNGTRLDLNVKLDGKLRGKVDENWASYMSIIYHLEIPETNEYRIFNGYRPGAREPKFRLHDQREVRNDGALKLSDTWDPSVVSLDAKNIRFVLDGYTIPVKEEKSVEVDLDKRRTDTAFHTFVKFEQFGDKLIFDDFNYNPVPESYNLQKSDVNKGYSLVLSGTGTFRNAFHGDRWIAIDSQGTEYPVEVVGYPNQPNSNGEYVTDKLQFIIQGFYKDNGRKFTLKREVVDREYRDLNWEVDLPSYSSLPWLK, encoded by the coding sequence ATGGAAAGTGGAGAAGAAGAGCCTCTGTTCGTGAAAAAATCCATGAGAGCGCATTGGATGCGCCAGACAGGAATTGTTGCAGCGGCAGTTGTGATTCTTGCGGGAGTAGCTTGGTTTGCATTTGATCGTACAGCTGAGCCAGCGCAACCCGCGGTAAATGCTGTGGATCATCTGCCATTGCCTAACATCTCTGTGCCTGAAGCATTGAAATATTCATATTTGGCTGATGATTACAAACGTCTTAAACCCCATGGACTAGTGGTGAATCCGAATCTACTTATTGAAGATCAAGGATATAAGCTCAAGATTGAAGATGTACTGGTGGATCGTTCTCAGATTGTAATGAGGCTGCAACAAACAGCACCTGATGGAACCAGAATGTCAATTTTATATCCTGAAATGGGAAGAGTTCATGTCACTGATGAAACGGGAAGAGAGGTTGCGACCCTTGCAAGGGATAGCAGAATAGGCAGTGGCTCTCTTGATAAATTTGTATTTCAGTTTGACAAAGATATTCCTGATCAGGTGTTCGTGCGTGGAGAATTAGGACATTTAAAAGTAGGATTGTTCTATAATTTTGTGACAGAGTCATATGAGGAAAGAGACGTTATGGTGGATTGGAGTTTTAAATTCAGCATTGATATGACCAAAGCAAAATCATTGGCTGTTGAAAATCCAATGAATAACACCTATACGACGCCAGAAGGACTAAAGCTCGATATGACACAGCTTGTACGTACTCCAAATGGAACCCGGCTAGATCTAAATGTGAAGCTGGATGGTAAGCTTCGTGGCAAAGTTGATGAGAACTGGGCGAGCTATATGAGTATCATTTACCATCTTGAAATTCCTGAAACAAATGAATATCGAATTTTCAACGGTTACAGACCAGGTGCACGTGAACCCAAGTTTCGACTCCATGATCAGCGTGAAGTGAGGAATGATGGAGCTTTGAAATTGTCAGACACATGGGACCCATCTGTAGTATCGCTAGATGCCAAGAACATTCGCTTTGTGCTGGATGGCTACACTATTCCGGTGAAGGAAGAGAAATCTGTAGAAGTTGATTTGGATAAGAGGCGTACGGACACTGCATTTCATACCTTTGTAAAATTTGAGCAGTTTGGCGATAAGCTTATATTTGATGATTTTAATTATAATCCTGTTCCAGAATCATATAACCTTCAGAAGAGTGATGTGAATAAAGGATATTCCCTTGTTCTGAGTGGAACAGGGACGTTTCGAAATGCCTTCCATGGCGATCGCTGGATAGCGATAGATTCGCAAGGGACGGAATATCCTGTGGAAGTGGTTGGTTATCCAAATCAGCCTAATAGTAATGGTGAATATGTTACCGATAAACTGCAATTCATCATCCAGGGTTTTTACAAAGATAACGGTCGAAAATTCACTTTAAAACGTGAGGTGGTCGATAGGGAGTATCGCGATCTGAATTGGGAAGTCGATCTTCCTTCGTACAGCAGCCTGCCTTGGCTGAAATAA
- a CDS encoding LacI family DNA-binding transcriptional regulator produces the protein MSRKVSIQTLADQLGLSKYAVSRALSGKTGVSEATRARVLELARALGYRQSTPGAANGPAAANHVDPSDPPFVLICMNQLNRGEPHYWQRVLSGMISACNERGWHHAIVSPSLGVTDENISPEKAIAPHLDWERCAGIIVMGAFPHTVLQRLSQTGRPIILVDHQEPLLNCDTISHDNLEAGITVARYLMSMNCQRIGLITDDGRAASFAQRKIGIELALNHFHVDTSHTTSFREWNIPYENGEWVNQLATTIQNMPDDERPDAWIGVNDDIALQWMHKLQEMGISTPKDCLVIGIDNVHSAVTSSPPLTTVNLCKEELGQRAVEALQRRIERPGTPKETVMLSTTLIPRESA, from the coding sequence ATGTCACGCAAAGTATCCATTCAGACGCTGGCTGACCAGCTCGGATTATCCAAATATGCCGTCTCCCGCGCACTCAGTGGCAAGACGGGAGTTAGTGAAGCCACACGTGCACGGGTGCTGGAACTCGCTCGGGCATTGGGATATCGCCAAAGTACTCCAGGTGCTGCCAACGGTCCTGCTGCCGCAAACCATGTGGATCCTTCCGATCCTCCATTTGTTCTCATATGCATGAATCAGCTTAACCGCGGTGAACCCCACTACTGGCAACGTGTTCTGTCAGGCATGATCTCCGCCTGTAATGAGCGCGGTTGGCATCATGCCATTGTATCTCCCTCACTCGGAGTGACAGACGAGAACATCTCTCCCGAAAAAGCTATTGCTCCTCATTTGGACTGGGAACGTTGTGCAGGAATTATTGTCATGGGCGCTTTTCCTCATACGGTTCTGCAACGCCTCTCTCAGACGGGTCGGCCTATTATTCTCGTAGATCATCAGGAACCATTGCTGAATTGTGATACGATCAGCCATGATAATCTGGAAGCTGGCATCACGGTAGCGAGATATTTAATGTCGATGAATTGCCAACGGATTGGCCTCATCACAGATGATGGTCGTGCTGCGAGCTTCGCGCAGCGGAAGATCGGAATCGAACTGGCTTTGAACCATTTTCATGTAGATACGAGTCATACGACCAGCTTCAGAGAATGGAATATTCCGTATGAAAATGGGGAATGGGTTAACCAGTTGGCTACCACGATTCAAAACATGCCAGATGATGAACGTCCTGATGCCTGGATTGGTGTTAATGATGATATTGCCTTGCAGTGGATGCACAAATTACAGGAGATGGGCATCTCCACGCCTAAAGATTGCCTTGTCATCGGTATTGACAATGTACATTCTGCCGTTACGTCTTCCCCGCCCCTAACCACGGTTAACCTGTGCAAAGAGGAACTCGGACAACGTGCCGTTGAAGCTTTACAACGTCGGATTGAACGCCCGGGGACACCTAAAGAGACGGTGATGTTATCGACCACGTTGATTCCAAGGGAATCGGCTTAA
- a CDS encoding glycoside hydrolase family 125 protein, with product MEQFRLPKIPMPHLELPQAVQDILTEADERLQHRPRLLAQFRNCFPNTLETTTKLHDDGTTFVITGDIPAMWLRDSVEQVMHYVPLAKDDEKLQRIIGGLIKKHTFYADKDIYANAFNETANGWHWDANDETQMSPWVWERKFELDSLCFSMKLAYTYWRETELTDIFDERFKRVMENIVDLWETEQHHAERSSYRFMRRNCPAHDTLRNEGLGMPVNYTGMIWSGFRPSDDACDFHYNIPANMFAAVTLRQMGEIAKWVFRDEQLVSRMARLEEDIRHGISLYGTYRHPEYGQIYAYETDGYGNFCLMDDAGTPGLMSIPYMEFASVEDAVYQNTRRFILSKENPFYYEGKVAKGIGSPHTPPGYIWHMALSMQGLTADNDEEMRAMIELLENTDAGAGYMHEGFHADDPNTFTRPWFAWSNSLFSQLVYKAMKKGIL from the coding sequence ATGGAACAGTTCAGATTACCGAAAATCCCTATGCCGCATCTGGAGTTGCCACAAGCTGTGCAGGATATTCTGACTGAGGCGGACGAGCGTTTGCAACATCGACCGAGATTGCTGGCTCAGTTTCGTAATTGTTTTCCCAATACGCTGGAAACGACCACGAAGCTGCATGATGATGGGACAACCTTTGTAATTACAGGGGATATTCCCGCCATGTGGTTAAGGGATTCCGTAGAGCAGGTCATGCATTATGTTCCACTTGCGAAGGATGACGAGAAGTTGCAGCGAATCATCGGAGGCCTGATCAAAAAGCATACATTTTATGCTGATAAGGATATCTATGCCAATGCGTTCAATGAAACGGCGAATGGATGGCATTGGGATGCCAATGATGAGACGCAGATGTCACCTTGGGTGTGGGAACGGAAGTTTGAGCTCGATTCCCTCTGTTTCTCCATGAAGCTGGCTTATACATATTGGCGGGAGACGGAACTTACAGATATATTTGACGAGCGCTTCAAGAGGGTGATGGAGAATATCGTAGACTTATGGGAAACAGAGCAGCATCATGCAGAGCGTTCATCTTATCGGTTCATGCGTCGCAATTGTCCAGCTCATGATACGCTGCGTAATGAGGGGTTGGGTATGCCTGTGAATTACACGGGTATGATCTGGTCCGGATTCCGTCCAAGCGATGATGCCTGTGATTTTCATTATAATATTCCGGCGAATATGTTCGCTGCGGTAACCTTGCGCCAGATGGGGGAGATTGCGAAGTGGGTATTTCGGGATGAACAACTGGTGAGCCGGATGGCTCGATTGGAAGAAGACATACGACATGGCATTTCCCTATACGGTACTTACCGTCATCCAGAGTATGGACAGATCTATGCCTATGAGACGGACGGTTACGGCAACTTTTGCCTTATGGATGATGCGGGCACGCCTGGACTGATGTCCATTCCGTATATGGAGTTTGCTTCGGTGGAGGATGCTGTGTATCAGAACACACGCCGATTCATTTTGAGTAAGGAGAATCCGTTCTACTATGAAGGGAAGGTAGCCAAAGGGATCGGTAGCCCCCACACCCCTCCGGGATACATCTGGCATATGGCGCTGTCCATGCAGGGTCTGACCGCAGACAATGACGAGGAAATGCGGGCCATGATTGAATTGCTGGAGAACACGGATGCGGGTGCCGGATATATGCACGAGGGTTTCCACGCCGATGATCCTAACACGTTCACAAGACCGTGGTTTGCCTGGTCCAACAGTCTGTTCTCGCAACTGGTGTATAAGGCAATGAAAAAAGGAATTCTATAG